The Candidatus Obscuribacterales bacterium region GGTCAATTTCAGGTGACGCAAATGATTGCCAACCCAGACTGGATGAATCCTCTCACAGGAGAAGTTCTGCGCAGTGGAGATCCTAGTAACCCCCTGGGCGATCGCTGGATTGGCTTTTGGACAGATGGCTATAACTGGGTAGGTATGCACGGCACCCCCGATCCCAGCTCCATTGGTCAGGCAGCTTCCCACGGCTGTATTCGTCTTCTTGACCATCACATTGATGAGATTTTTCGGCTG contains the following coding sequences:
- a CDS encoding L,D-transpeptidase, producing the protein PPPVNVDGYGLDGYGPGSVTHVQISLSDRRLTLYQNSTALQTYPIAVGREGWQTPVGQFQVTQMIANPDWMNPLTGEVLRSGDPSNPLGDRWIGFWTDGYNWVGMHGTPDPSSIGQAASHGCIRLLDHHIDEIFRLVQLGTIVVVVP